The Candidatus Omnitrophota bacterium DNA window TTACCTGGATAGGCGTTGCAGGGCCTGTAGCGATAGAGTCGTAGACTTTAACATAGGCGAGATACGCGTTGCCCTGAGCGTCACTTACGGCGTTAATGTATATGGTGAATTCGTTGCCTTCCCCTGGAACGGAGGACTGCAGAGTAATGTAGGCGTCGGAGGTGCCTTCTATGGTAAGGGTGCCTGTTATGGTATAGGTGTGTCCTGATTCAAAGGTTATGACTTTGCCTGGGACTATGCATGTAAGGTTGGAGAATGTGATATCGCCATAGAGGTTTATAGGATCTGCCCCTATGAGATTGATGGAGTTCGCGATTAAATTAAGTATTGCGTCTTTATTGTAGAGAATTGAGCCGAAGCCGCCCTCGGGCGGGCCTCTTAAGAGTATAGATGTGCCTATGCCTGTGGATTCGAGTATATCGAAGTCGCCTGTAGTCTTTCGTATGTTAAGGGTGTCGGCGTCTATTTTAAGGGGCTTATCGTATGTGCCGAACTGGTTTGCTATTAAAGTAAGAGTGGGAGCTGTAAGTATAACTGCTGAACTCGTATCTATAAGGCCGTCAGATTTCAAGGTGACGTTACTTGTTGTAAGGTATGAGACGTTTAAGCCTGTACCTTCTATCGTGATCAAGGTATCGTTAATAGTAAGTGTTTCGATGTAGAGAGTGGGGCCTGTTTTGTATATTTCCACATTGGGCGATAGGGCGGTGATATTTTCCAACGTCTCCCCTGTTAAGCTTATAAGAGTAGGCGAAGAATCACTGCCAATATAAATATTGTCCGCTGTCATCGCGGCGGTTACATTAACAGACATGTCCGAATCTATCTCGATATCACCTTCCGAGGTAAGTGTGCCCGCTATGGTAACATTAGAGCCTTCAGCAACTATCTTTATCTTGCCGTTCTCACTTACAAGTCTCGTAGCTCTTATGATACCGGTGTTATTGACAGCGTTCTCGAATATACCCTGGGCGGTCTTGGCTGTCAGGAACACCTGATGAGCTTCGAGAGTTCCGGAATTAGCGATAGCGTCTTTTACGGTAGAGCCATCGGCATTTACCACACTGCCGGATGTAGCCTCGGTTACTTCGACATTGATGAAACCTTTCGCATCGAATGTAACGACCGTCTTATCTCCTGAGGCTAAGTGTATCGTACCCGCTGTCGCTACTATGATGCCTCTATTCTCAACAGCGGATGCGATTAAAGCGATGTTGGTTCCCCGGATAGTACCCTCATTGAGTATCCTGGCATAGTCCGCTCCCTGGTCTCGCAAGAGCGCGTAGTTGCCATTTATGAAATTGGTATTGGATACATCGAGAGTGGACATCACGAGGTTATTGGCGTTTATATTGGCAGTGCTGGTTACGTTGATGCCATTGGAGTTAACGAGCATTAAGAAGTGTATGTATGAATTAAAATTGCCTGATATCGTGGTGGCTTCAGAGCCTGTTACTCTGAACAATGCCGATGCTGAATCGGCCTGTGATACTACGTTTACGGTGGTATTCTGAGGCACGTTGAATGTAGTAAACTCGGCTATGGAATTATTTGCTACGGTATATGTGGTAGTATTGGTAGCGGAATCGGTAGATACCTGGACATCACCGGACACAACCGTCATGTTAGTGCCATCCGCAAATACCGAAGTGGCAGACAACATAATAAACGCCGCGAATAATAGGATTCGTGTTAAGGTTTTCATTATAATCACCATATGGTTCTACTATAAGTATAACATATATATCACTATTTGGCAAGAGCATATAAAGATTAAAAAACATCACGGTCATTGTGAAGTATGTTATTAAAAAACTATACCCTACTAAAAACAAAATGATAGAAAAATGATTTCAAGGTTTCAGTTTTCAGTTTATCAAAACAATGTTACACACTCTTGACAAAAAGCCTTCCTCTGTCATATCTGATATGCTAACAACATATCAGATATGACAGAGGAAGAATACGCGAAAGATCAATTTAAAAGTTTTCTACTAAAGTTACAACATAAAAGTACAACAATCACACAGCCCTTAGAAGAGGCTATGCGTGCCGTTCGCTGTATCTGTCACAGAAAAACCAGAATGATATATTACAAAAAATCGGAAGATAAGGTGTTGCGATTTATTCAGGATTGCAGGAGGATGAAGATCGTATCGCGCAGAGTCACAGAATATAATATTTTACTCCTTACAAATCCAAAGAGTCAAAGCACTTAAATTTCATTCTTCTATTTTTTCTTCGTTTCGATACGGGGGAATAAGGGATTTGACTTGCTTATTGCGGTTCCGGTGATCAATCCCCCCCATTCGCGTATTTCGGCGAATTTCGCGTTGCCGGGATCGGATATTCCGAGCTGACTGCGTATCTCTTTTGCGGTGCCGGGCATAACCGGAGCAATGGCTATAGATATTATCCGCAGGATCTCCAGAAGGGTGCGCATCATAGTTGCCAGCTCCTCCACCCTCTTCTCTTTGGCGAGGTTCCACGGTTTCGAATCTTCGATATATTTATTCGCGATATTTATGACTTCCCATACCTTTGTGAGCGCGCCGACAAAGTCGAAGTCCGGCAGGGCCTTCTCCAGTTCATCTCCAAGTAAGAGCGCCTTCTCCTTCAACTCTCCCCCACGCACCGCCAATCCTGCCCCGCTACCCGCATCCGGGATCTTCCCCTCAAAATATTTCTCCACCATCGAAAGGGTTCGGCTTAAAAGATTGCCGAGATCGTTGGCAAGATCGCTATTATATCGCGTGATGAACGCCTCTTCACTGAACGCGCCGTCCATACCAAAAGCGATTTCGCGCAGAAGAAAATACCTGTAAGCATCGACGCCGTAATGGGAGATAAACTCAAACGGATCCACGACATTACCCCTCGACTTCGACATCTTCTCGCCCTTGAACACCCACCACCCGTGAGCGATTATAGTTTTCGGCGGCTCGATGCCGGCGGCCTTAAGCATTATGGGCCAGTAAACGGCATGATGGCGCAGTATGTCCTTCGCCATCACGTGATAATCCGCGGGCCAGTATTTATTGAATCTCTCCGTATCGCCGGGGTATCCGATGCCCGATATATAGTTTATGAGCGCGTCGAACCATACATACGCCACATAGTTTTTATCGAAAGGCAATTCTATGCCCCAGCTCATCCTGCTCTTCGGACGCGATATACAAAGATCTAAGAGAGGTTCTTTTAAAAATCCCATCACCTCATTTTTTCTGAATACCGGTTTTATGAAATCGGGGTTCTTGTTTATATGGTCTATGAGCCAATCCTGGTACTCGGACATTTTAAAGAAATAGTTCGACTCGTCGAGCTTTTCCGCGGGCCGCTTGCAGTCGGGGCACACGCCGCCGGGCGCCTGCGTTTCCGACCAGAACGTTTCGCAGGGCACGCAGAACCACCCGTTATAGTCTTTCTTATATATTTTATCGTCCTGATATAATTTCGTAAAAAACGCCTGCACCGCCTTCACATGATAATCGTCGGTCGTTCTTATAAAGTAGTCGTATTCTATGCCGAGCCGCTTCCACAAATCTTTGAAGATGGGAACTATCTCGTCGACGAACTTCTGTTCCTCGCCCTGCTTAAAACCGCGCGCGAGGGTCGCCTTCTCTATTTTTTCGCCGTGCTCGTCCGTTCCGGTCATGAAAAATACGTCCCGGCCGGAAAGCCTCATGAACCTTGAAACGGCATCACAGGCAACAGTCGTGTACGAATGCCCGATGTGGGGTTTGGAATTGACATAATACAACGGCGTCGTTATATAAAACTTATTTTTCATGTTTTTCGATTCCGTTTTTATTTGTACACTACTTCCGTCAGCGTCCCGCTCTCGAGTTCCACCGTAACGGATCTCTTCAGGGCATTGACGCTGATAATTTTACCATTACCTTTTTCCGTCTTGATCTGTTCACCGACGTGCGGAAGCCCCTTCATTAACTCTTTATACATCTTGTGCTCGTAACCCAGACAACACATGAGCCGGCCGCACAATCCCGATATTTTCGTAGGATTAAGCGGAAGATTCTGCTCTTTGGCCATCTTTATCGTTACCGGTTCGAAGTCTTTTAAATAAGTAGCGCAACATAACGCCCGGCCGCATGGCCCCAGGCCGCCTAATATTTTCGCCTCATCGCGCACGCCTATCTGTTTTAATTCGATTCTCGCCTTGAAAGCGTTGGCCAGATCCTTAACTAAGTCCCGGAAATCGACCCTGCCCTCGGCGGTGAAATAGAATATTATCTTGGACCGGTCGAAAGAAAACTCCGCGTCGATAAGCTTCATGGAGAGCTTGCGATCCTGTATCTTCCTGGAACACGCATCCATAACTTCGCGTATCTTTTTCTTGTTCTTATCGATCTGCGTCATATCCCAGGGGTTCGCTTTCCGTATGACCTTCTTCAATGGCTCATCAATATCCGAATCGAGGATCGCGGAAGTCTCGGAAAGCACCTGCCCATAGTCAAGCCCGCGGTCGGCCTCGACTATCACATGGTCGCCCACTTTAAAATGCATACCGCTGGGTGAGAAATAAGTTATCTTGCCCGCATCGCGCAATCTTACCTGGACGACTTCGTACATAAATTTAAACTCCCTTCCAAGGCGGCCATGGCCAGCTTGGGGTTGATGTTCTGTTCGAGGAATGAACACGTAAGTATGATACGCTTTACAATGTTGTTCAATGAATCAAAACTGATCCGCTTAGATGCTTCGCGTATGAGCACAGCCTTGTCGGAATTAATAAAACCCGCACTGCCTTCGGCAGAGGATTTGGCGATAAGCAGGTCTCTGTACCACGACAATATTATATCGAGAACCAGCCGCAATTCCGTTTTGGATATCTTTTCAAACTCCGAGTCCGGGAACGAGCCTTCTTTTAACGCATCTATCATCCGGCCGCGTTTTTCGAAAAAACCTTCTTTACTGTATTTGAGCGCGCGACCGAGCTCGCCCGAGGATATGCGCGACAATATTCGCGCGTTGTCCGGCTCTATTTTGTGCTTCTCTATCAATATGCGTTCAGCCTCTTCGGGCGCGAGAGCCGAGAAAGTCACCCTCTTGGCGCGCGAGCGTATCGTAGAAACGAGCGCGTCCGCGTTTTCAACTATCAAAACCAACACCGAATCCGAGGCGGGCTCCTCCAATGTTTTGAGAAGCGCGTTCTGCGCTTCGTGCCTCATCGCCTCGGCCCTGTCCAGTATGTAAACCTTGCGGCGCGCCTCATAAGGTTTAAGGTTAATATCACCGATAACGGCCCTGATGATATCTATACCGAAACTGCCTTCTTCTTTTGCCGGAGCGAATATCCGGACATCCGGGTGGTTGGCGGCGTCTATCTTCCTGCATTGTATGCAGACATCGCAGGAGTTGCCGTCTTTAGGATCGAGACAATTGAGCGCCTTCGCGAAATTAATCGCGGCCGTCTTTTTGCCTACCCCTGACGGACCTACGAACATATATGCCTGCGACACCTTGCCGCCGGCCATAGAGTTCTTCAGGAACCCTATCGCTGTATCATGCCCTCTTATATCTTTGAATGACATATATTAACCAAAGTAACCGTGTCAACCGCGTAGGTTACCGCGTAGGTTACCTACGCGGTTGACGCGGTTAATGTGTTTTTTGACTTCTTGGCGCACAAGCGCCTGCGTATCTTCGATGGTGTCGCGCACTTTCACAACTTTTATTCTGCCGGGATATTTCTTCGCAAGTTTAAGGTATCCCGCCCTCACGCGCTTATGGTAAGCGAGCTTCTTCTTCTCCATCCTGTCAACGCCTTTTGCCTTCGCGCGGCTTAAGCCTGTGACCGTATCAACGTCGAGCAATATCGTAAGGTCGGGCTTTAACCCGCCGGTCGCGACCTTATCGAGCGCGGCTATCGCCTCGAGCTCGATGCCGCCGGCGTACCCCTGATAACTGAACGTAGCGTCGCTGAACCTGTCGCATAAAACTATAGCGCCTCTCGCAAGCGCAGGTTTTATCACCTCAGAAACTATCTGGGCGCGCGCCGCCTCAAAAAGAAAGAGCTCCGCGAGATCCGTTATCTCCACCCCGTCGGAATGCAGTAATATCCGGCGTATTTCTTCGCCGACTTTTGTGCCGCCCGGCTCACGCGTAAGCACGCAATCATAAGACTGCTTGCCCAGGAATTCGCATATAAGGCGCGAGTGCGTACTCTTGCCACAGCCTTCCGGCCCTTCGAATGTTATGAATATGCCCCTCTTCGATCTTCGCTTTCGCTCAGAATCGGGCTTCCGAGTTTGCCGGAGGAACCTCATATTTTTCGTCGCCATACGGTGCCTTCTTTGGCGTCTTCGAGAATTACGCCATTAGCGAGAAGCTCGCTACGTATTTCATCCGAGCGCTTAAAATCCTTCGCGGCGCGGGCTTTATTCCTCTCGCCTATCATCTTCGCGATCTCCGCCTCAGAGACATGAGAGGATGCGGCCGAACGAAGCAGATCCAGTCCCAATATTTCGCCGAGGCCGGATATGAGTTTGCGGATGGCGGTCAATTCGAGCGTCTCATCATCCGTAAAAACCTCTTTACCCTGCAGGACCTTATTGGCGTAAGTAACCATATCGAACAAGACCGCCAACGCCAGCGGCGTATTAAAATCGTCGTCCATCGCCTCTTCGAACTGTTTCTCGAATTCTTTAATTTTTTCGCCTCGTCCTGTGCCCTGCGCGGCGCGTCCTACGTCGCGTATTCTATTGATTTTTTCGGACAGGATCAGGAACCGCTCCTTCTGCGCCTTCATCTCGCCTATCTTCTCTTTTGTGTAATCTACCGGGTGTCTGTAATGCGTATTCAGAAATAGGAGTTTTAGATAATCCGGATCTTTGTAATTAGCGATAAAATCTTTTATGGATATAAAATTGCCGAGCGATTTCGCCATCTTCTCGGCGTTTATCGTCAGAAGGCCGTTGTGCATCCAGCGGCGGGCGAAACGTTTCCCGGCTCCCTCGGACTGCGCTACTTCGTTCTCGTGATGCGGGAATAGAAGGTCGATGCCGCCGCCGTGTATGTCGAACTCATCTCCGAGTATGTCGGAGCTCATCGCGGAGCACTCTATGTGCCAACCGGGGCGCCCCTCGCCCCACGGGCTCGGCCATGACGGCTCGCCGGCCTTAGCCGACTTCCACAAAGCGAAATCGAGCGCGTCGCGCTTCTTCTCGCCGGGGGTTACCCTGGCCCCGGCCTCCATCCTGGCCGTATCCTGATTCGACAGTTTGCCGTAATCTTTCGCTTTCTTTATGTCGAAATACACATCGCCGCCCGAGACATATGCCGCGCCTTTTTCAATGAGCAGTTCAATGAACTTCACCATCTTCGTTATGTATTCCGTCGCCTTCGGCTCCTTGTCCGGCTTGCGAATTTTTAAAAGCTCCATATCGTCATGATATTCGTCGAGATACTTTTTTGATATTTCTTTTGCCGCCTCTATTAAATCGCCCCCCGGAGCTTGCGCCCCGGAAGATTTTCTGGCTTTTTCTATTATTTTATCGTCTACATCGGTAACGTTCCGTACAAACTCAACCTTATAACTTTTGTATTCGAAATATCGCCTTACAACGTCGAATATGTACGCGCTTCT harbors:
- the metG gene encoding methionine--tRNA ligase; this translates as MKTESKNMKNKFYITTPLYYVNSKPHIGHSYTTVACDAVSRFMRLSGRDVFFMTGTDEHGEKIEKATLARGFKQGEEQKFVDEIVPIFKDLWKRLGIEYDYFIRTTDDYHVKAVQAFFTKLYQDDKIYKKDYNGWFCVPCETFWSETQAPGGVCPDCKRPAEKLDESNYFFKMSEYQDWLIDHINKNPDFIKPVFRKNEVMGFLKEPLLDLCISRPKSRMSWGIELPFDKNYVAYVWFDALINYISGIGYPGDTERFNKYWPADYHVMAKDILRHHAVYWPIMLKAAGIEPPKTIIAHGWWVFKGEKMSKSRGNVVDPFEFISHYGVDAYRYFLLREIAFGMDGAFSEEAFITRYNSDLANDLGNLLSRTLSMVEKYFEGKIPDAGSGAGLAVRGGELKEKALLLGDELEKALPDFDFVGALTKVWEVINIANKYIEDSKPWNLAKEKRVEELATMMRTLLEILRIISIAIAPVMPGTAKEIRSQLGISDPGNAKFAEIREWGGLITGTAISKSNPLFPRIETKKK
- a CDS encoding stage 0 sporulation family protein, with amino-acid sequence MYEVVQVRLRDAGKITYFSPSGMHFKVGDHVIVEADRGLDYGQVLSETSAILDSDIDEPLKKVIRKANPWDMTQIDKNKKKIREVMDACSRKIQDRKLSMKLIDAEFSFDRSKIIFYFTAEGRVDFRDLVKDLANAFKARIELKQIGVRDEAKILGGLGPCGRALCCATYLKDFEPVTIKMAKEQNLPLNPTKISGLCGRLMCCLGYEHKMYKELMKGLPHVGEQIKTEKGNGKIISVNALKRSVTVELESGTLTEVVYK
- a CDS encoding DNA polymerase III subunit delta' C-terminal domain-containing protein, with the translated sequence MSFKDIRGHDTAIGFLKNSMAGGKVSQAYMFVGPSGVGKKTAAINFAKALNCLDPKDGNSCDVCIQCRKIDAANHPDVRIFAPAKEEGSFGIDIIRAVIGDINLKPYEARRKVYILDRAEAMRHEAQNALLKTLEEPASDSVLVLIVENADALVSTIRSRAKRVTFSALAPEEAERILIEKHKIEPDNARILSRISSGELGRALKYSKEGFFEKRGRMIDALKEGSFPDSEFEKISKTELRLVLDIILSWYRDLLIAKSSAEGSAGFINSDKAVLIREASKRISFDSLNNIVKRIILTCSFLEQNINPKLAMAALEGSLNLCTKSSR
- the tmk gene encoding dTMP kinase, whose protein sequence is MATKNMRFLRQTRKPDSERKRRSKRGIFITFEGPEGCGKSTHSRLICEFLGKQSYDCVLTREPGGTKVGEEIRRILLHSDGVEITDLAELFLFEAARAQIVSEVIKPALARGAIVLCDRFSDATFSYQGYAGGIELEAIAALDKVATGGLKPDLTILLDVDTVTGLSRAKAKGVDRMEKKKLAYHKRVRAGYLKLAKKYPGRIKVVKVRDTIEDTQALVRQEVKKHINRVNRVGNLRGNLRG
- the cysS gene encoding cysteine--tRNA ligase, which encodes MKIYNSLTRKKEEFVPITSGRVGIYVCGPTVYDSPHIGHARSAYIFDVVRRYFEYKSYKVEFVRNVTDVDDKIIEKARKSSGAQAPGGDLIEAAKEISKKYLDEYHDDMELLKIRKPDKEPKATEYITKMVKFIELLIEKGAAYVSGGDVYFDIKKAKDYGKLSNQDTARMEAGARVTPGEKKRDALDFALWKSAKAGEPSWPSPWGEGRPGWHIECSAMSSDILGDEFDIHGGGIDLLFPHHENEVAQSEGAGKRFARRWMHNGLLTINAEKMAKSLGNFISIKDFIANYKDPDYLKLLFLNTHYRHPVDYTKEKIGEMKAQKERFLILSEKINRIRDVGRAAQGTGRGEKIKEFEKQFEEAMDDDFNTPLALAVLFDMVTYANKVLQGKEVFTDDETLELTAIRKLISGLGEILGLDLLRSAASSHVSEAEIAKMIGERNKARAAKDFKRSDEIRSELLANGVILEDAKEGTVWRRKI